The Pseudomonas leptonychotis genomic sequence GCAAAGGCATTCGCAACGTTTACCTGGGCGAATACAAGAAAGTCGACGGCACCACCCTGACCGGCCCAAGCCTGTCCTCCCTGGTAGCCAAGGTTGACGCCGCCGCCGACAGCACACTGAAAGCCGACCTGGAAGCGACCGAAGGCAAACTGCAGGCCCTGGTTGACAGCGCCGACAAGGGTCAGCACTTCGATCAACTGATTGCCGCCGACAATACGGCTGGTCAGCAGATCGTCCGTGACGCCATCGCCGCCTTGGTCAAGCAGACCGGTGCCATCGAACAGGCTGCCGGCAAGCTGGGTATCAGCGATCTGAATCCGGATACCGCTGATCACAGCTTCTAAGCAACACCCGGCCTGTCGCGCCTAGCGATACAGCCTGAAAAGCCGCATGCCTGGAAGGGCTGCGGCTTTTTTGTGGCCTGCCATCCCTGGCGACCACCCCTTCGGGGCCGTCGCTACGCAACGTCAAAAATCGCTCCCGGCGATTTTTTGTGGCCTGCACTCCCGGACCACCACACCTTCAGACCGTTACTACGCAACGTCAAAAATCGCTCCCGGCGATTTTTTGTGGCCTGCAATCCCGGACCACCACTCCTTCGAGACCGTTACTACGCAACGTCAAAAATCACTCCCGGCGATTTTTTGTGGCCTGCTCTCCCGGACCACCACACCTTCGAGACCGCTACTACGCAACGTCAAAAATCGCTCCCGGCGATTTTTTGTGGCCTGTATTCCCGAACCGCCACACCTTCGAGACCGCTACTACGCCACGTCAAAAATCGCTCCCGGCGATTTTTGACGTGGCCTGCTCTCCCGGCCCATCACCCCTTCGCGACCGTTACTACGCAACGTCAAAAATCGCTCCCGGTGATTTATGTGGCCTGTACTCCCGGACCACCACTCCTTCGAGACCGACGCTGCGCAGCGTCAGAAAGCACTGCCGGCGTTTTTGCTCCCTGCGACCTTTGACCGCCATCGATAATGCAAATCCGTCTTATTTAAACCCGAGCAGACTGTTAAGATCAGCCGCCTGTTTTCTTGTTGCGGATGTTCTTTCATGTTTGCTCCGCATCGCATTGCGCTGCTGTTGGCGTTGAGCCTGAGCTTGGTCGCTTGCGATAACCCCCCTCTCTTCACCCAGGCCGAACCCGGTGAAGCCCTGTCTGCGGGCAGTGCCACCGTACGCAAGGCGGATCAGAACGCCTTTTCCTTGCCGTCGGCCAACCTGTCGCCCACACGCCGGCTGGATTTCAGCGTCGGCAATAGTTTCTTTCGCAACCCTTGGGTCACCTCGCCGGCCACAACCACGGCCCGCGACGGCCTCGGCCCGCTGCTCAATACCAATGCGTGCCAGAACTGCCATATCAAAGACGGCCGCGGCCATCCACCTGGCCCTGATGCGCAGAGTGCGACCTCGATGTTGGTACGTTTGTCGATTCCGGCTGGTAGCGAGCATGCGGCAATTATTCAGCGCCTGGGCGTACTGGCCGAACCTCACTACGGCAGCCAGTTGCAGGACATGAGCAACCCAGGCGTCAGCCCTGAGGGCAAGGTACGCGTCAGCTACAGCACACAGCTCGTACGGTTCGCCGATGGCCATGAGATCGAGCTGCGCCAACCCAGCCTGAACATCAGCCAACTCGGCTACGGCGCGCTGCACCCCGACACGCTGTTCTCAGCCCGTATCGCCCCGCCGATGATCGGCCTTGGCCTGCTGGAAGCCATTGCCGATGCGGACATCCTGGCCAATGCCGACCCAGATGACCGCAATGGTGATGGCATTTCCGGGCGCGCTAATCAGGTCTGGGACCGCGCCCAGCAGCGCACAACGCTGGGTCGTTTCGGCTGGAAAGCCGGGCAGCCCACGCTCAACCAACAGAATGCCGAAGCCTTCGCCAATGATATGGGCCTAACAAGCACGCTGGTCGCCCAGGACAACTGCAGCGAGCTCCAGCGCGACTGCCATAACGCCCCCAACGGCGGTGAGTTCGAAGTCAGCGACAGCATTCTTGCCAGCGTACTGTTCTATACCCGTAACCTGGGCGTACCGGCACGCCGCGACGCCGATACACCGCATGTGCTCGCCGGCAAAAATCTGTTCTATCGGGCGGGTTGCCAGGGTTGTCACACCCCGCAGTTCACCACCGCAACCAACGCCGCCGAGCCAGAGCTGGCGAATCAGGCGATTCGCCCCTATAGCGACCTGTTGCTGCATGACATGGGCACAGGCCTGGCCGACAATCGTCCGGAATTTCTCGCCAACGGCCAAGAGTGGCGCACACCGCCACTGTGGGGCATCGGTTTGACGGCGACGGTCAATGGACACACCCAGTTTCTGCATGACGGTCGCGCGCGCAACCTGCTGGAGGCCATTGCCTGGCACGGCGGTGAAGCTCAAGCGAGCAAACAGGTTGTACTGACATTCAACGCCGATGAGCGCGCTGCGCTGTTGGCTTTTCTGAACTCGCTGTAAAGGAGCCGCCAATGATCCGCTCACCCCTCACGCTCGCCTTGCTCAGCTTGACGCTCGCCGCCTGTAGCCCGGCAGACCCGCAGCAGCAGGTCAGCCGCGCCATCACCGATGGCGTGCTGCTCCCCCTCTACAGCGCCTGGAATGAGGCCGACCGGCAACTGGCAGAGAGCAGCAAAGCCTTCTGTGCTGGCACGCAGAGCATTGCCGACGCACGCCTGGCTTTTGCCAGCGCACAAAGCACCTGGGCCGCCGTGCAGCCCGCCTTGCTCGGCCCACTGGCGGAAGGCAACCGCGCCTGGCAGATCCAGTTCTGGCCAGACAAAAAGAACCTGGTCGCGCGCCAGGTTGAGGCGCTGATCAACAGCAAGCCCGAACTGACTCCGGCCGACCTGGATAAATCTAGCGTGGTGGTGCAAGGCCTGACTGCCTATGAATACCTGCTATTCGACCCGGCGATTGACCTCAACAACGCCGAACAGAAAGCCCGCTACTGCCCAATGATCGTCGCCATCGGCGACCACCAACAGGTGCTTGCCGCTGATGTAATGAACAGCTGGCAGGGCGAGGACGGCATGGCCGCACAGCTGAAGCATTTCCCCAACACGCGCTACGCCGAAGCGGCGGAGGCGGTAGCAGAACTTCTACGCACTCACGTCAGCGCCCTCGATGGGCTGAAAAAGAAACTGGGCACTCCATTGGGTCGCCAGACGAAGGGCCAGCCCCAGCCATTCCAAGCAGAGGCCTGGCGCAGCAAGGCCAGCCTGGCCAACCTCGCGGCCAGCTTGGCCAGCGCCGAGCGTATCTGGCTGGGAGCCGAACACGATGGCATCCAAGCCTTACTCAGCAGCGATCAAGACGAACTGAAGCAACGCATCAATGCCGCCTACAGCGATACCCGTCAGCGCTTGGCAGCCGCTCAGCGTCCACTCGGTGAACTGCTGACTGACGAAGCAGGCCGTAGCGAGCTAAACGCCTTGTACGACAGCCTGGGTGCCCTGCACCGCCTGCATGAGGTCGAGCTGGCGAGAGCTCTGGGTATTCAGCTGGGCTTCAACGCCCATGATGGTGACTGATTAATGAACCGCCGCGCCTTCCTCGGCCTGGGCACCGCCGCCCTCGCCGCCAGCGCCTTCGGAGGCTGGACACTCACGCACAACGGCCCCCGGCCGCTGCTCTTATCGGCGCGCAATGATGCAGCGGGCCGGCATTTTGCGGTGGGCTATCGGCTCGATGGCAGCCAGGTATTTGCCACCCCCGTCAGCGAGCGCTGCCACGATGTCATCGCCCATCCGTTTCTACCGATGGCGCTGTTTGTCGGACGCCGCCCCAGCACCCAAAGCTACCTGATCGACACCCGCGACGGTCGCTTGCTGCAGACCCTGAACTCGCCGACGCAGCGGCACTTCTATGGCCACGCGGTGTTCCACAAGAGTGGCGAATGGTTGTACGCCACAGAAAACGACACCTCCGACCCCGGCCGCGGCGTACTCGGCGTCTATCGCCTGCAAGGTGAGCAGTTAATGCGCAGCAGCGAACTGTCGACCCACGGCATCGGCCCGCACCAGCTGCTCTGGCTGCCCGACGGTGAAACCCTGGTCGTGGCCAATGGCGGTATTCGTACCGAAGCCGACAGCCGGGTGGAAATGAACCTCGACGCGATGGCGTCCAGCCTGGTGCTGATGCGCCGTGATGGCAGCCTGATCAGCAAGGAGCAGCTGCCGGAGCGCATGAACAGCGTGCGCCATATGGCCGTAGCCAGCGATGGCAGCGTCGTCACCGGCCAGCAATACATGGGCGATACCAGCGACGCAGTGCCGTTACTGGCCATCAAGCGCCCCGGTCAATCTTTTCAACACTTCCCGGTGGCCGATGCACAGCGCCAGTTGATGAGCCAGTACACCGCCAGCGTGGCCATTCACAGCGACCTGCGCCTGCTGGCCCTGACCGCACCGCGCGGCAACAGGGTGTTTATCTGGGACCTGGACAGCGCCGAACTGCGTCTGGATGCGCCCCTGACTGACTGCGCCGGGGTGGGCGCGGTGGCCGACGGCTTTGTCGTCAGCAGCGGCGTCGGCCGTTGCCGTCTATACGACTGCCGCAGCGCTCAGATCAGCAGCCAACCCCTGCAATTGCCTGCGGGCCTGTGGGACAACCACCTGCGCCTGGCCTAAACGCCCGCCTCTGAATATGTAATACGCCTGCGGCACGCTAAAGAACGCTGCCGCAGAGCCGATCTATACTCTTAGCTAGCCGTTGCTTCCAGGCAACCCGGCACAACCGATACCAGTCGATAGGGAACTTCGCAGTTAGGGCGCGTTTGGCGTCACTGGCATCCCGCCTTCCATACCCAGGGGTATCACCCATGTTTCTGCAAAAATCCTTGCGCGCGCAAATCCTCGCCTTACTCGGCGGCAGCCTGGCGCTGATATTGGTTACAGCCCTGATCTGCTTTAGCTTCCTGTCTAAAGGCATGCAGGACTACCGCGGGTTACTCGAAGGTCCATTGGAGGAGTCGACCTTGATCGACGTCGCCAACCTGAACTTCAAAACCCAGGTCCAGGAATGGAAGAACGTACTGCTGCGCGGCAGCGACAAAGCTCAATTAGATAAATACTGGGGCCAGTTTGAGCAACAAGAACGCGAGGTTCAGGACACCCTGAGCAAGCTCGGCTTACTGGCCAGCAATGACCCCGTACTCAAACGCAAAATTGATGCTTTACGCAGCGAGCACCAGAACCTAGGCGGCAAATACCGCGCAGGCCGTGATGCCTTTATCGCCGCCGGTGCAGACGCTAAAGTCGGCGACAAAGCCGTATCAGGCATCGACCGCAACGCGACCCAGCAAATGGATGAGCTGGCCGAAGAGCTACATAAAAAAGCATTGATCAAGCGAGCCTGATCAATGCGGCAGCCGATCGCACCATACTGCTCGGCACCCTGGGCATGCTCGGCGCCACCCTAATCATTGGCTTGTTCAGCCTGTGGCTAGTCAACCGCAGTCTTATCAACCCTATTCGCGAGCTGATCGAACATATCGCCTTGCTCAGCCAGGGCAATTTCGGCCAACACGTTGAATCAACACGCCAGGATGAACTCGGCAAGCTGGCCGCCGCGGCCAATATTCTGCGCGACTTTCTGGCCGACACCTTTACCCGTCTGAAGCGCAGCACCGCCGACCTCGACACCGCCAGTGGCGAACTCAACTCCATCGCCACGCTCATGGCTCAAGGCACTCGTGAGCAGTTTTCGCGCACCGACCAGGTGGCCACGGCGATGCATGAAATGTCCGCCACCGCCCAGGAAGTGGCGCGCCACGCCGCTGAAGCTGCCAATGCCGCCGATGATGCCGACAGCGCAGCGCGCCAAGGTGAAACGGTGATGCAGGCGACGATCAAAACCATCACCGATATTCGCGGCGAGATCAGCAACACCTCTGACGTCATCCGCCGCCTGGAAAACGACACTGGCCGCATCGGCAAAGTACTGGAAGTGATTCGCGGCATTGCCGAGCAAACCAACCTGCTGGCACTTAACGCCGCCATTGAGGCTGCAAGGGCTGGCGAGCAGGGCCGCGGTTTTGCTGTAGTGGCTGACGAGGTGCGCACGCTGGCCCAGCGTACGGCCGAATCCACCGCAGAAATCCACCAAATCATCGACACCGTGCAGACCGGTGCGGTGAATGCGGTGCGCGCCATCGAAAGCGGCCAGCAGCGCAGCGAAGAAGGCGTGACCCAGGTCACCGAGGCTGGGGCCACGCTGCAACTGATTACCAGTGCAGTCGAGGCCATCCGCGACATGAATCGGCAGATCGCCACTGCCGCCGAAGAGCAGACCTCGGTCGCCGAAGACATTTCGCGCAACCTCACCGAGATCACCGCAATTGCCACGGCCAACCAAGAGAACGTGCAGCGCACCGAAACCGCCGGACAGAATTTGCATAACCTGTCCGGGCAACTCAGCGAGGTGACTCAGCGCCTGAGTGCCTAAACGAACAATCAGCAATAAAAAATGCCAGCAAATGCTGGCATTTTCATTAAAACGCACTTGATCAATCCGGCAAGTTTTGCACAACATTTTCGTGTAAATGCGAATCTTTGACAGGCGTCTGCGCGAGGTCTAAGGTGCCCCTCTTGCCTATTCCCAGGCCCTCTATTCGCACTGCCAAGGAACCGGAATATGTTGCTCCGCCGCATGCTAATCATGCTGGGCGTTGTGCTCGTCGTAGTACTCGCCCTCGCCGCCTATAAAGGCTTCACCATTTACCAACAAGTTCAGATGTTCTCGGCACCGCAGCCGGCCATCAGTGTGGACGCAGCAACGGCAACAGAGCAGCCCTGGCAGAGTCGTCTGCCGGCTATCGGCACCCTGAAAGCTTTTCAGGGTGTGGACCTGACCGTTGAGGTCGGCGGCACCGTGCAGCGAGTACTGTTCAGCTCAGGTGAGCAGGTGACCGTGCAGCAACCGCTGATCCAGATGGACAGCGATGTCGAGCAGGCCATCCTCGCCACAGCACAGGCAGAGTTGGGCTTAGCCCGTGTTGAATATGAGCGCGGCAGCAGCCTGGTCAAACGCCAAAGCATCTCGAAAAGCGAGTTTGATCGCCTGGCCGCTAACCTGCAAAAAGCCAACGCCAGCGTGGCGCAGTTGCAAGCGCAGCTGGCGAAGAAGCGCATTGTGGCGCCCTTTGCCGGCACCATCGGTATTCGCCAGGTGGATGTCGGTGACTACCTTGCTTCCGGCACCACCATTGCCACCCTGCAGGACCTGAGCAAGCTCTTCGTCGATTTCTTCCTGCCGGAACAAGCGGTGCCCAAGCTGGCCATCGATGAGCGTGTGCGTTTCAGCGTGGCGGCGTACCCAAACGAAGTGTTCGAAGGCCAGATCGTCGCGATCAATCCCAAGGTCGAAGACACTACGCGTAACGTGCAAGTGCGCGCCATGCTGGTCAACCCCGAACACAAGCTGTTGCCCGGCATGTTCGCCAATCTGGAAGTACTATTGCCCGGTGAGCAGCAGGTGATTGTCCTACCCGAAGCGGCCATTACCTACACCCTGTATGGCAACTCGGTGTACGTCATCAGCGAGAAGAAAAACGAAGACGGCCAGGTGATCAAAGACGACAAGGGCCAGGCCGAACTGATGGTCAAGCGTCGCTTCGTCGAAACCGGCGAACGCCGTGCAGGCCAGGTGGTGATTAGCAAAGGGCTGCAAGCCGGCGAACAGGTGGTCAGCGCCGGCCAACTGAAGCTCGATGACGACGCCCACGTCAGCATCGCCAACGCGCAGGTCAAGCCAAGCACCGACTAATCGGCCCTTGGCGTAAGGAACTTATTTATGGCTTTTACTGATCCGTTTATCCGTCGCCCGGTATTGGCGACGGTGGTCAGTCTGTTGATCATCCTGCTTGGCTTCCAGGCATTCAGCAAACTGACCATCCGCCAGTACCCACAGATGGAAAATGCCCTGATCACGGTGACCACCGCTTACCCCGGGGCCAATGCCGAGACCATCCAGGGTTACATCACCCAGCCGCTGCAGCAGAGCCTGGCCAGTGCCGATGGCATCGATTACATGACGTCGGTGAGCCGACAGAATGTGTCAATCATCTCGATCTATGCGCGCATCGGCGCCAATAGCGACCGCTTATTCACCGAACTGCTGGCCAAAGCCAACGAGGTGAAAAACCAACTACCGCAGGACGCCGAAGACCCGGTACTGAGCAAGGAAGCGGCTGACTCCACGGCGCTGATGTACATCAGCTTCTACAGCGACGAGCTGTCCAACCCGCAGATCACCGACTACCTGTCACGGGTGATCCAGCCCAAGCTGGCTACCTTGCCCGGCATGGCCGAGGCCGAAATCCTTGGTAACCAGGTGTTCGCCATGCGCCTGTGGCTCGACCCGGTGAAAATGGCCGCTTATGGCGTTACGGCTAACGACGTCAATACAGCGGTGCGTAAATACAACTTCCTATCCGCCGCCGGCGAGGTGAAAGGTCAGTATGTAGTTACCAGCATCAATGC encodes the following:
- a CDS encoding imelysin family protein, with amino-acid sequence MIRSPLTLALLSLTLAACSPADPQQQVSRAITDGVLLPLYSAWNEADRQLAESSKAFCAGTQSIADARLAFASAQSTWAAVQPALLGPLAEGNRAWQIQFWPDKKNLVARQVEALINSKPELTPADLDKSSVVVQGLTAYEYLLFDPAIDLNNAEQKARYCPMIVAIGDHQQVLAADVMNSWQGEDGMAAQLKHFPNTRYAEAAEAVAELLRTHVSALDGLKKKLGTPLGRQTKGQPQPFQAEAWRSKASLANLAASLASAERIWLGAEHDGIQALLSSDQDELKQRINAAYSDTRQRLAAAQRPLGELLTDEAGRSELNALYDSLGALHRLHEVELARALGIQLGFNAHDGD
- a CDS encoding efflux RND transporter periplasmic adaptor subunit, translated to MLLRRMLIMLGVVLVVVLALAAYKGFTIYQQVQMFSAPQPAISVDAATATEQPWQSRLPAIGTLKAFQGVDLTVEVGGTVQRVLFSSGEQVTVQQPLIQMDSDVEQAILATAQAELGLARVEYERGSSLVKRQSISKSEFDRLAANLQKANASVAQLQAQLAKKRIVAPFAGTIGIRQVDVGDYLASGTTIATLQDLSKLFVDFFLPEQAVPKLAIDERVRFSVAAYPNEVFEGQIVAINPKVEDTTRNVQVRAMLVNPEHKLLPGMFANLEVLLPGEQQVIVLPEAAITYTLYGNSVYVISEKKNEDGQVIKDDKGQAELMVKRRFVETGERRAGQVVISKGLQAGEQVVSAGQLKLDDDAHVSIANAQVKPSTD
- a CDS encoding DUF1513 domain-containing protein; translation: MNRRAFLGLGTAALAASAFGGWTLTHNGPRPLLLSARNDAAGRHFAVGYRLDGSQVFATPVSERCHDVIAHPFLPMALFVGRRPSTQSYLIDTRDGRLLQTLNSPTQRHFYGHAVFHKSGEWLYATENDTSDPGRGVLGVYRLQGEQLMRSSELSTHGIGPHQLLWLPDGETLVVANGGIRTEADSRVEMNLDAMASSLVLMRRDGSLISKEQLPERMNSVRHMAVASDGSVVTGQQYMGDTSDAVPLLAIKRPGQSFQHFPVADAQRQLMSQYTASVAIHSDLRLLALTAPRGNRVFIWDLDSAELRLDAPLTDCAGVGAVADGFVVSSGVGRCRLYDCRSAQISSQPLQLPAGLWDNHLRLA
- a CDS encoding di-heme oxidoredictase family protein; translation: MFAPHRIALLLALSLSLVACDNPPLFTQAEPGEALSAGSATVRKADQNAFSLPSANLSPTRRLDFSVGNSFFRNPWVTSPATTTARDGLGPLLNTNACQNCHIKDGRGHPPGPDAQSATSMLVRLSIPAGSEHAAIIQRLGVLAEPHYGSQLQDMSNPGVSPEGKVRVSYSTQLVRFADGHEIELRQPSLNISQLGYGALHPDTLFSARIAPPMIGLGLLEAIADADILANADPDDRNGDGISGRANQVWDRAQQRTTLGRFGWKAGQPTLNQQNAEAFANDMGLTSTLVAQDNCSELQRDCHNAPNGGEFEVSDSILASVLFYTRNLGVPARRDADTPHVLAGKNLFYRAGCQGCHTPQFTTATNAAEPELANQAIRPYSDLLLHDMGTGLADNRPEFLANGQEWRTPPLWGIGLTATVNGHTQFLHDGRARNLLEAIAWHGGEAQASKQVVLTFNADERAALLAFLNSL